The following are encoded together in the Acidobacteriota bacterium genome:
- a CDS encoding TonB-dependent receptor has protein sequence MRSSVGWTRVVSVLALALALCATGAWAQATGQLSGFVTDAEGGALPGVSVTVTNVATNQSRLVMTGQDGYFAAPLLAPGDYNVTAALDGFVQLSQEGVRVTAAETVRVSMALSVGEFSETMTVTGETPLIETSNATLGVVVDEAKIVQLPLNGRNFTQLGTLIPGVVEPPARLGGARGDADAAIHGFGAVTAGFAVNGVRNQSNNFLLDGAANNDTFNTGFVVRPPPDAIEEFKILTHSYTAEFGRNAGSIVNVVTKSGSNSLQGSIWEFNRDDSLESRNYFSPPDQEKPTLAQDQFGGTIGGPMISDRLFGFGYYEGFRNTRGTTQNIAVMSAAERMGDFSGGSTIMDPMTGEPFPGNVIPADRLSPIATRLISEFMPLPNVGSRYIVSPDVTDDRDQFGFRLDFRIADSQNVLVRALRSTSDRFEPPTVRPIGNTAASTLEDYMVSHTATVGSNVFNQVRVMTSAIDAEPVVTSGLTNSEYGINLPNINELAIGLPQFSISGFSSMGDRNQPFVKRENEVEQFTEDLTILRGRHTIKTGIDYRNEKMFIGFINRPNGDFTFRGTHTGSAAADFLLGLPALFRTAVPGADSINEGDGSLYAGYIQDEFRLSPRLTLNFGLRYELAEPFEDTGDALNSFRPGQQSTRFPDAPTGLVYPGDAGVPAGTYDTDSNNFAPRLAMVWDPEGNGRSSVRLGWGLFHDSIPGQGDFFQNSVLAPPFNPLVQLNSPPTEMTLADPLANLTGGPTRFPPGIIFIGWGSEFTTPNYQHFNLTYQRQLGRNVGLEVGWVGSRGRNLPIFMEVNPRVVEPGQTTAGPRQYPAFSLVRPTFTVAKSWYDAFQASVRMRPTRGLNFLFSYTYGEAEDHVSGLNVGGEERPIVPIDLERRSSIDRALELERGPALFDVRHRLVLSFGYDLPSLEDRGGFVRGVFGNWQLNGILQYQTGYPFPIRVRGDDIRGLTSRPDQVCDPNSGAPKTVDQWFNTECFVPLTLAETATRRGNARRNVIRGPDFERIDLSLIKHIPIGGGDRSLQLRVEAFNVFDRVNFAQPGNRVGDRDYGVITATNGDGRIVQLGIKYSF, from the coding sequence ATGAGGAGTTCGGTTGGTTGGACTCGGGTGGTTTCGGTACTTGCCTTGGCCCTTGCACTCTGCGCCACGGGAGCCTGGGCGCAGGCGACCGGACAGTTGAGCGGCTTCGTCACGGATGCCGAGGGCGGCGCCCTGCCGGGCGTCAGCGTGACGGTGACGAACGTGGCTACGAATCAGTCCCGGCTGGTGATGACCGGACAGGACGGCTACTTCGCGGCGCCGCTGCTGGCACCGGGCGACTACAACGTCACCGCGGCCCTCGATGGCTTCGTCCAGTTGAGCCAGGAAGGCGTTCGGGTCACCGCGGCCGAGACGGTGCGGGTCAGCATGGCGCTCTCGGTCGGCGAGTTCTCGGAGACGATGACCGTAACCGGCGAGACGCCTCTGATCGAGACCTCGAACGCCACGCTGGGCGTCGTCGTCGATGAAGCGAAGATCGTCCAGTTGCCGCTCAACGGCCGGAACTTCACCCAGTTGGGCACGCTGATTCCGGGCGTGGTCGAACCGCCGGCTCGCCTGGGCGGTGCGCGAGGGGATGCGGACGCGGCAATCCACGGCTTCGGCGCCGTCACCGCCGGCTTCGCCGTCAACGGCGTGCGCAACCAGTCGAACAACTTCCTGCTCGACGGCGCTGCCAACAACGACACGTTCAATACCGGCTTTGTCGTGCGGCCGCCGCCGGATGCGATCGAGGAGTTCAAGATCCTGACGCACTCCTACACCGCGGAGTTCGGCCGCAACGCCGGATCGATCGTCAACGTGGTGACGAAGTCGGGCAGCAACAGCCTGCAGGGGAGCATCTGGGAGTTCAACCGCGACGACTCGCTGGAGTCCCGGAACTACTTCTCGCCGCCCGACCAGGAGAAGCCGACGCTGGCGCAGGATCAGTTCGGCGGCACGATCGGCGGTCCGATGATCTCCGACCGGCTCTTCGGGTTCGGCTACTACGAGGGGTTCCGGAACACGCGCGGGACGACCCAGAACATCGCCGTGATGTCTGCCGCGGAGCGGATGGGGGACTTCTCCGGCGGATCGACGATCATGGACCCGATGACCGGGGAACCCTTCCCGGGCAACGTGATCCCGGCCGACCGTCTAAGCCCGATCGCAACCAGGCTGATCAGTGAGTTCATGCCGCTTCCGAACGTGGGCAGTCGGTACATCGTGTCGCCCGACGTGACGGACGACCGTGACCAGTTCGGGTTCCGCCTGGACTTCCGGATCGCCGACTCGCAGAACGTGCTGGTGCGGGCGCTCAGGAGCACCTCGGACCGCTTCGAGCCGCCGACGGTCCGGCCGATCGGCAACACTGCTGCGTCCACGCTCGAGGACTACATGGTGTCCCACACGGCTACCGTCGGATCGAACGTCTTCAACCAGGTGCGAGTGATGACGAGCGCGATCGACGCGGAACCGGTGGTCACCAGCGGCCTGACCAACTCCGAGTATGGCATCAACCTCCCGAACATCAACGAACTGGCGATCGGCCTGCCGCAGTTCTCCATCTCGGGTTTCTCGAGCATGGGTGACCGGAACCAGCCGTTCGTCAAGCGGGAGAACGAAGTCGAGCAGTTCACGGAGGATCTGACCATCCTGCGCGGCCGCCACACGATCAAGACGGGAATCGATTACCGCAACGAGAAGATGTTCATCGGCTTCATCAACCGGCCGAACGGGGACTTCACGTTCCGGGGTACCCACACCGGCAGCGCCGCGGCGGACTTCCTGCTCGGGCTTCCCGCGCTCTTCCGCACCGCGGTGCCGGGCGCCGACTCGATCAACGAGGGCGACGGCTCGCTGTACGCCGGCTACATCCAGGACGAGTTCCGGCTGTCGCCGCGGCTGACGTTGAACTTCGGTCTCCGCTACGAACTGGCCGAGCCCTTCGAGGACACCGGCGATGCGCTGAACAGTTTCCGGCCGGGCCAGCAGTCGACGCGCTTTCCCGATGCGCCCACCGGCCTGGTCTATCCGGGCGACGCTGGCGTGCCCGCGGGAACCTACGATACGGACTCGAACAACTTCGCGCCGCGGCTGGCGATGGTCTGGGACCCCGAGGGCAACGGTCGTTCGAGCGTCCGCCTCGGCTGGGGACTGTTTCACGACAGTATTCCGGGTCAGGGCGACTTCTTCCAGAACTCCGTTCTGGCGCCGCCGTTCAACCCGCTGGTCCAGCTCAACTCGCCGCCTACTGAGATGACCCTCGCCGATCCGCTCGCGAACCTCACGGGCGGGCCAACGAGGTTCCCGCCGGGGATCATCTTCATCGGCTGGGGCAGCGAGTTCACGACGCCGAACTACCAGCACTTCAACCTGACCTACCAGCGCCAGCTCGGCCGGAACGTCGGCCTCGAGGTCGGTTGGGTCGGCTCGCGCGGCCGCAACCTGCCGATCTTCATGGAAGTCAATCCGCGCGTCGTCGAACCCGGGCAGACGACGGCCGGGCCGCGCCAGTACCCGGCTTTCAGCCTGGTGCGGCCGACCTTCACCGTGGCGAAGTCCTGGTACGACGCGTTTCAGGCGAGCGTCAGGATGCGGCCGACCCGAGGGCTGAACTTCCTCTTCTCGTACACCTACGGCGAAGCGGAGGATCACGTCTCCGGTCTCAACGTCGGCGGCGAGGAGCGGCCGATCGTTCCGATCGACCTGGAGCGCCGGAGTTCGATCGACCGGGCGCTGGAGCTTGAGCGCGGCCCGGCGCTGTTCGACGTCAGACACCGGCTCGTGCTCAGCTTCGGCTACGACCTGCCGTCGCTCGAAGACAGGGGCGGGTTCGTGCGCGGGGTGTTCGGCAACTGGCAGTTGAACGGCATTCTGCAGTACCAGACCGGTTATCCGTTCCCGATCCGGGTTCGCGGCGACGACATCCGCGGCCTGACTTCGCGTCCGGACCAGGTCTGCGACCCGAACAGCGGTGCCCCGAAGACGGTCGACCAGTGGTTCAACACGGAGTGCTTCGTGCCGCTGACCCTGGCCGAGACGGCTACGCGTCGAGGTAACGCGCGCCGCAACGTCATCCGCGGTCCGGACTTCGAGCGGATCGACCTTTCGCTGATCAAACACATCCCGATCGGCGGCGGCGACCGATCGCTGCAACTCCGGGTGGAAGCGTTCAACGTCTTCGACCGGGTGAACTTCGCGCAGCCGGGGAACCGCGTCGGCGACCGGGACTATGGAGTCATCACCGCGACGAACGGCGATGGCCGGATCGTCCAGCTCGGGATCAAGTACAGCTTCTGA
- a CDS encoding D-alanine--D-alanine ligase, translating into MARIAVLTGGSTPERTVALAGAAQVSAALRDRGHDVTVFDTIEPGPLDAELERQRLGRAVGTRPPSLTELRELEAREDLSALVAGDLGAHDAVFLVLHGRQGEGGEVQELLEAAGIAFTGSDARSSRLAMDKDESKRRFRDAGIPTPDWLTWPARQSGIEELGLPLIVKPSRVGSTVGLTLMSDLFDLDSAVGKALSFDDQVILEQFLPGREYTVGVLDGQALGVGEIVAPGVIFDFHSKYTPGRAQELFPAEIDEALQSRFRELALAAHEALELRDFSRVDFRLDAAGSPSCLEVNTLPGMTPTSLLPQSAAVFGISFEHLCDRMIRLALARNT; encoded by the coding sequence GTGGCGCGAATCGCAGTTCTGACCGGAGGTTCGACGCCGGAGAGGACGGTCGCCCTGGCCGGGGCGGCCCAGGTTTCGGCCGCGCTCCGCGACCGTGGCCATGACGTCACCGTGTTCGACACGATCGAACCGGGGCCCCTGGACGCGGAACTGGAGCGGCAGCGCCTGGGTCGGGCGGTCGGCACCCGCCCACCGTCGCTGACCGAGCTGCGCGAGCTGGAAGCGAGGGAAGACCTTTCCGCGCTGGTCGCGGGCGACCTCGGCGCCCACGACGCCGTCTTTCTCGTGCTCCACGGCCGACAGGGCGAGGGCGGCGAAGTCCAGGAGCTGCTCGAAGCGGCCGGCATCGCTTTCACGGGCAGCGACGCCCGGAGCAGCCGCCTGGCGATGGACAAGGATGAGAGCAAGCGTCGCTTCCGTGATGCCGGCATCCCGACCCCCGACTGGCTGACCTGGCCGGCCCGGCAGTCCGGGATCGAAGAACTCGGCCTGCCCCTGATCGTCAAGCCGTCACGCGTGGGCTCGACGGTCGGCCTGACCCTCATGTCGGACCTCTTCGACCTCGACTCGGCGGTTGGCAAGGCCCTGAGCTTCGACGACCAGGTGATCCTGGAACAGTTCCTGCCTGGGCGGGAGTACACCGTCGGCGTGCTGGACGGCCAGGCCCTGGGCGTCGGGGAGATCGTCGCGCCGGGCGTGATCTTCGACTTCCACAGCAAGTACACCCCGGGTCGCGCCCAGGAGCTCTTCCCGGCCGAGATCGACGAGGCCCTCCAGAGCCGCTTCCGCGAGCTCGCCCTGGCGGCCCACGAGGCCCTGGAACTCCGAGACTTCTCCCGCGTCGACTTCCGTCTTGACGCCGCAGGCTCTCCCTCCTGCCTCGAGGTCAACACCCTGCCGGGCATGACCCCCACCAGCCTCCTCCCCCAGTCCGCCGCAGTCTTCGGGATCTCATTCGAACACCTCTGCGACCGCATGATCCGCCTGGCCCTGGCGCGCAACACCTAG
- a CDS encoding DUF3604 domain-containing protein encodes MRKLTGGLVLVVGMSVAVSPASSAELDPDLRARVEALIADVAGSPTTVSNVAERTPVLWEWANAVSMQGGFVPKNLPLVAFYGPFPRPGSEPAPFQLASMDDYVRQLAWLEEDEEALGTVTRTGSEVFEARSWVTIEVVYAVGSLGMEEGGGIVISTQGAGGYGLLQTTDPAGDHYVSARVNREGISLEQDTHPIWGPYGGFRGPAGFPTLRVRGGDLSPGDTITLTYGDRSGGGRGLGIGEFSNDRISLPIHVDPGDGRVYEMPPATYEVVGGAAERVHGFAPSIVGTGEPFVISVRAEDWAYNRATRDIPGLQVLLDGEQVAELPAGQAIHLVELVADAEGVLRYTFRSPDGGVTGAANPVWVQADPEHRLYWGETHGHSGFAEGQGTPEGYFSFARDDARLDFITMSEHDIWLTDGLWEELNEAVRKFHREGELLVFAGYEWTSPRQRGGHHNVFFRNVGMQRVGVQAAPNLSQLYRGLRAEYDTDDVLIIPHAHQNGDWRQSDFQMENLIEIMSGHGTFEWFGSRYLEQGFRVGFVSASDDHRGHPGYSPGHQAGASGRRSNIFQFGGLAAAWAPARTTEAVFGALKSRHAYATTGAQRIVLDARLNGTPMGSELDQTDRRVLEGRAIGTGPIRRVDLIRNGEVVATFDTRGAGGAALPEGQFEALVSFFSETWVDIRDNPRGQRPWRGTVTVEGAKLVGGRLTGTPLVADRFGVDGNVASFDFTTRGSRRSFALVLEGDPAAVRLNLGIAAAVEYGTAPTQVRTPQRFAAAEFTLALPAAPGTSADARGGNEHVFHEGHYQDSVRVDFIEGLRDDVTFRFTDFGEEEDWYYLRVEQTDGHLAWSSPWWVGGEKPR; translated from the coding sequence GTGCGTAAACTGACGGGCGGACTCGTTCTTGTGGTGGGAATGTCGGTGGCGGTGTCGCCGGCTTCGAGTGCCGAGCTGGACCCCGATCTCAGGGCCCGCGTCGAGGCGCTGATCGCGGATGTTGCCGGGTCCCCGACCACCGTCTCGAACGTGGCGGAGCGCACTCCGGTTCTGTGGGAGTGGGCGAATGCCGTCTCCATGCAGGGCGGCTTCGTGCCCAAGAACCTGCCGCTCGTCGCGTTCTACGGGCCGTTCCCCCGGCCTGGATCGGAACCGGCGCCCTTCCAGTTGGCGTCGATGGACGACTACGTGCGCCAGCTCGCCTGGCTGGAGGAGGACGAGGAGGCTCTCGGCACCGTGACGCGAACCGGGTCCGAGGTGTTCGAGGCGCGTAGTTGGGTGACGATCGAGGTCGTCTACGCCGTCGGTTCGTTGGGCATGGAGGAGGGCGGCGGGATCGTGATCTCGACGCAGGGTGCCGGCGGCTACGGCCTGCTGCAGACCACGGACCCGGCCGGCGATCACTACGTCTCCGCCCGCGTGAACCGTGAAGGCATCAGCCTGGAGCAGGATACGCACCCGATCTGGGGCCCCTACGGTGGCTTCCGCGGTCCTGCCGGTTTCCCGACTCTTCGGGTCCGCGGCGGAGATCTCTCGCCGGGCGACACGATCACGTTGACCTACGGAGACAGGAGCGGTGGCGGCCGCGGTCTCGGCATCGGCGAGTTCAGCAACGACCGGATCTCCCTGCCGATTCACGTCGACCCGGGCGACGGCAGGGTCTACGAGATGCCGCCCGCGACATACGAGGTCGTGGGCGGTGCCGCGGAGCGGGTCCACGGTTTCGCCCCGTCGATCGTCGGCACGGGCGAACCGTTCGTCATCTCGGTGCGGGCGGAGGACTGGGCCTACAACCGGGCCACCCGGGACATCCCCGGCCTGCAGGTGTTGCTCGACGGCGAGCAGGTGGCCGAGCTGCCGGCCGGACAGGCGATTCACCTCGTGGAGCTCGTGGCCGACGCGGAGGGTGTCCTTCGCTACACGTTCCGCAGCCCGGACGGCGGGGTGACGGGCGCCGCGAATCCGGTGTGGGTGCAGGCGGACCCCGAACACCGTCTCTACTGGGGCGAGACCCACGGCCACTCCGGCTTCGCCGAGGGCCAGGGCACGCCGGAGGGCTACTTCTCCTTCGCCCGCGACGATGCCCGCCTCGACTTCATCACGATGAGCGAGCACGACATCTGGCTGACGGACGGCCTGTGGGAGGAGCTGAACGAAGCGGTCCGGAAGTTCCACCGGGAGGGCGAACTGCTGGTCTTCGCCGGCTACGAGTGGACGTCGCCGCGGCAACGGGGCGGCCACCACAACGTGTTCTTCCGGAACGTCGGAATGCAGCGGGTCGGCGTGCAGGCGGCGCCGAACCTCTCCCAGCTCTATCGGGGGCTGCGCGCCGAGTACGACACGGACGACGTGCTGATCATCCCCCACGCCCACCAGAACGGGGACTGGCGGCAGAGCGACTTCCAGATGGAGAACCTGATCGAGATCATGTCCGGCCACGGAACGTTCGAGTGGTTCGGCAGCCGCTACCTCGAGCAGGGTTTCCGGGTCGGCTTCGTGTCGGCGTCCGACGACCATCGCGGTCATCCCGGCTACTCGCCCGGTCATCAGGCGGGCGCCTCCGGGCGGCGATCGAACATCTTCCAGTTCGGCGGCCTGGCGGCGGCCTGGGCGCCCGCGCGCACCACTGAGGCCGTGTTCGGCGCTCTCAAGTCTCGCCACGCGTACGCGACGACCGGCGCGCAACGGATCGTGCTCGACGCCCGGCTGAACGGTACGCCGATGGGCAGCGAACTGGACCAGACGGATCGCCGCGTGCTCGAGGGACGGGCGATCGGCACGGGTCCGATCCGCCGGGTCGACCTGATCCGCAACGGCGAGGTCGTGGCCACCTTCGACACGCGCGGGGCAGGCGGCGCCGCGCTGCCGGAGGGCCAGTTCGAGGCCCTGGTCAGCTTCTTCTCGGAGACCTGGGTCGACATCCGGGACAACCCGCGCGGCCAGCGGCCCTGGCGGGGCACCGTGACGGTGGAAGGCGCGAAGCTGGTCGGCGGTCGTCTGACCGGGACGCCGCTGGTGGCGGACCGCTTCGGGGTGGACGGGAATGTGGCCAGCTTCGACTTCACGACCCGCGGCTCGCGCCGCTCCTTCGCGCTGGTGCTGGAGGGCGATCCGGCGGCGGTCCGGCTCAACCTCGGGATCGCGGCCGCCGTGGAGTACGGCACCGCGCCGACCCAGGTGCGCACTCCCCAGCGGTTCGCCGCGGCGGAGTTCACGCTGGCCCTGCCGGCGGCGCCGGGCACCTCGGCCGATGCTCGCGGCGGCAATGAGCACGTGTTTCACGAAGGCCACTACCAGGACAGCGTGCGCGTCGACTTCATTGAAGGGCTCCGGGACGACGTCACTTTCCGCTTCACCGACTTCGGCGAAGAAGAGGACTGGTACTACCTCCGGGTCGAGCAGACCGACGGTCACCTCGCCTGGTCCAGCCCCTGGTGGGTCGGCGGCGAGAAGCCGCGCTAG
- a CDS encoding tetratricopeptide repeat protein, with protein MRISRRILRTVIVAFAIPAIAVSAVTADDAGEPLAPTLEGLGDLHYAITTSSVAAQRFFDQGLRLVYAFNHAEAIRAFEEASRLDPEAPMPHWGKALALGRNLNDSMPRERELQALESLKQAQGRSDNASKREQALIDALASRYSTDDDADRATMDAAWVEAIGKVAERFPDDPEPATLHAAAIMNTMPWDYWRGGKPQPGTLVAKELLERVIAAHPDHPGAHHYYIHLMEAREPQLAEPSADALGKLMPAAGHLVHMPAHIYIRVGRYDDAVTSNQRAIAADVDYIAQCNAQGLYAVGYYPHNIHFLWASATFGGRAELAIETADHLADEVPVELAPALPFLQNYLATPLFARVRFGRWQEVLDTPRPPAGQTFQTAMWHYAQGLALAAGGDPRGARRHLKALGKLRRSTELAELSISFATGSDLVRLTEHLLAGEIQATRGRMGRAIDEMRSAVTLQDSFRYAEPPSFHYPVRQSLGAVLLEAGRASEAEAVYRRDLEHNPHNGWSLFGLAQALRAQERNQEANEVHKRFVEAWQSADVEPEASVFR; from the coding sequence ATGAGGATCAGCAGACGCATCCTGCGCACCGTCATCGTCGCGTTCGCGATCCCGGCCATCGCCGTCTCAGCGGTCACGGCCGACGACGCCGGCGAGCCGCTCGCGCCGACGCTGGAGGGGCTGGGCGACCTGCACTACGCCATCACCACGTCGTCGGTGGCAGCCCAGCGCTTCTTCGACCAGGGGCTGCGCCTCGTCTATGCGTTCAACCACGCCGAGGCGATTCGGGCCTTCGAAGAAGCTTCGCGGCTCGACCCGGAAGCGCCGATGCCGCACTGGGGCAAGGCCCTGGCCCTAGGCCGCAACCTGAACGACTCGATGCCGCGCGAGCGCGAACTCCAGGCGCTGGAGAGCCTGAAGCAGGCCCAGGGCCGGAGCGACAACGCGAGCAAGCGGGAACAGGCGCTGATTGACGCGCTTGCCAGCCGCTACTCGACGGACGACGACGCCGACCGCGCGACCATGGACGCCGCCTGGGTCGAGGCGATCGGGAAGGTCGCCGAACGGTTCCCCGACGATCCGGAGCCAGCCACGCTGCACGCCGCGGCGATCATGAACACGATGCCCTGGGACTACTGGCGCGGCGGCAAGCCGCAGCCGGGCACCCTGGTGGCGAAGGAACTCCTCGAACGGGTGATCGCCGCGCATCCCGACCACCCGGGAGCGCACCACTACTACATCCACCTGATGGAAGCCCGGGAACCGCAGCTCGCCGAGCCGAGCGCCGACGCCCTCGGCAAGCTCATGCCGGCCGCCGGCCACCTGGTCCACATGCCGGCTCACATCTACATTCGCGTCGGCCGCTACGACGACGCCGTTACGTCCAACCAGCGCGCGATTGCCGCCGATGTCGACTACATCGCCCAGTGCAACGCCCAGGGGCTATACGCGGTCGGCTACTACCCCCACAACATCCACTTCCTGTGGGCCTCCGCCACGTTCGGCGGCCGCGCCGAACTCGCGATCGAGACTGCCGACCACCTGGCCGATGAAGTCCCGGTCGAACTCGCTCCGGCTCTCCCCTTCCTCCAGAACTACCTGGCGACGCCGCTGTTCGCGCGGGTCCGATTCGGCCGCTGGCAGGAGGTCCTCGACACGCCGCGCCCCCCCGCCGGCCAGACCTTTCAGACCGCGATGTGGCACTACGCCCAGGGCCTGGCCCTGGCCGCCGGCGGCGATCCGCGCGGAGCCAGACGACACCTCAAGGCGCTCGGCAAGCTGCGGCGGAGCACGGAACTCGCGGAGCTGAGCATTTCCTTCGCCACCGGTTCCGACCTGGTGCGACTGACCGAGCACCTGCTCGCCGGCGAGATCCAGGCGACCCGAGGCCGGATGGGCCGGGCGATCGACGAGATGCGCTCGGCCGTGACACTCCAGGACAGTTTCCGCTACGCCGAACCGCCGTCCTTCCACTACCCCGTGCGCCAGTCCCTCGGTGCCGTGCTGCTCGAAGCCGGGCGGGCCAGCGAGGCCGAAGCCGTCTACCGCCGCGACCTGGAGCACAACCCGCACAACGGCTGGTCCCTGTTCGGCCTCGCGCAAGCGCTGCGCGCGCAGGAGCGGAACCAGGAAGCGAACGAGGTGCACAAACGCTTCGTGGAAGCGTGGCAGAGCGCCGACGTGGAACCCGAAGCGTCCGTCTTCCGCTAA
- the metB gene encoding cystathionine gamma-synthase — protein sequence MTNNQDPATRAVRAALATDTQHGAVVPPLHLSANFTFAGLDGKRPYDYTRSGNPTRSALAEALAEAEGGHGAVVTASGMAAVTLVCQSLDPCDRIVAAHDCYGGTFRLLDRCRQRGLLEVDFVDLTDTESMAAALASRPKLVLVETPSNPLLRITDLEAVCRHAKQAGALVVADNTFMSPALQRPIEWGADVVIHSTTKYLNGHSDVIGGAVVAATPELHEFFEEWANMIGVAGAPFDSYLTLRGLRTLHSRLRCHEENALAVVGMLREHPAVERVYHPSLPDHPGHDIASRQQDGFGAMASFDLRGDTGDVAHLVSHLTCFSFAESLGGVESLVSHPATMSHASMTAEARAAAGISDQLLRLSIGIENADDLVADLHEALDGVLHRPRSAAAATA from the coding sequence ATGACAAACAACCAAGACCCGGCGACGCGCGCCGTACGCGCGGCGCTTGCTACCGACACGCAGCACGGGGCGGTCGTTCCACCGCTCCACCTCTCGGCCAACTTCACCTTTGCCGGCCTGGACGGCAAACGTCCGTACGACTACACGCGCTCAGGCAACCCGACACGCTCCGCCCTCGCGGAGGCGCTCGCCGAGGCCGAAGGCGGTCATGGCGCTGTGGTCACCGCCTCCGGCATGGCGGCGGTAACCCTGGTGTGTCAATCGCTCGATCCGTGCGATCGGATCGTCGCGGCCCACGACTGCTACGGAGGCACGTTCCGGCTGCTCGACCGCTGCCGGCAGCGGGGCCTGCTCGAAGTCGACTTCGTTGATCTGACGGACACGGAATCCATGGCAGCAGCGCTTGCCTCCCGCCCGAAGCTCGTCCTGGTCGAAACGCCCAGCAACCCGCTGCTCCGGATCACCGATCTGGAAGCCGTCTGCCGGCACGCGAAACAGGCCGGCGCGCTGGTCGTGGCCGACAACACCTTCATGTCGCCGGCGCTCCAGCGACCCATCGAGTGGGGCGCCGATGTGGTGATTCACTCGACGACGAAGTACCTGAACGGCCACAGCGACGTGATCGGCGGCGCGGTGGTGGCGGCGACTCCGGAACTCCACGAGTTCTTCGAGGAGTGGGCGAACATGATCGGCGTAGCCGGAGCGCCGTTCGACAGCTACCTGACGCTGCGCGGCCTGCGCACCCTGCACAGTCGCCTGCGCTGCCACGAGGAGAACGCACTGGCGGTGGTCGGGATGCTCCGTGAGCATCCCGCCGTCGAGCGGGTCTACCATCCGAGCCTGCCGGACCATCCCGGCCACGACATCGCGAGCCGCCAGCAGGACGGCTTCGGCGCCATGGCGAGTTTCGACCTCCGGGGCGACACCGGCGACGTGGCCCATTTGGTCTCGCACCTGACCTGCTTCTCCTTCGCCGAGTCCCTTGGCGGCGTCGAGAGTCTGGTCTCCCATCCAGCCACGATGAGTCACGCCTCGATGACGGCGGAAGCTCGCGCCGCGGCCGGCATCAGCGACCAGCTTCTGCGACTCTCGATCGGCATCGAGAACGCCGACGATCTGGTGGCCGACCTGCACGAAGCGCTGGACGGCGTCCTGCACCGGCCTCGGTCGGCGGCTGCGGCTACGGCGTAG
- the hemW gene encoding radical SAM family heme chaperone HemW, which yields MTEAAGLYVHIPFCSAICPYCDFAVARGGEADREQFVAALCSEIEGRASRGEWGFEAAGFDTVYFGGGTPSALGLEQLGEVRRRLVAAFAIDPEAEWTIEVNPEDASPESLAGWRELGFDRISLGLQALDDRALRFLGRRHDEAAARASVERARAAGFRSVSVDLIYSLPGFDGGSWLRTLDEAAALGPDHISCYELTIHDGTPFGRRRDAGRLRETGEDERAANFVATHRRLGELGYQGYEVSNFARRESDRSRHNGKYWRHQPYLGLGPSSHSFAGRSRWWNVAPWRDWSAAVAGGDSPVAGREELTDDQLLLEAVMMGLRQRSGIDCAALESRFGIDPAAGAAGQIEAWEKAGWLRARGRRLEPTLEGMARADRLAAEWRL from the coding sequence GTGACGGAAGCTGCGGGGCTGTACGTCCACATTCCGTTTTGTTCGGCGATCTGCCCGTATTGCGACTTCGCTGTGGCGCGTGGCGGCGAGGCGGATCGTGAACAGTTCGTGGCCGCTCTTTGCAGCGAGATCGAAGGTCGGGCGAGTCGGGGCGAATGGGGCTTCGAGGCTGCCGGGTTCGACACGGTGTACTTCGGGGGCGGTACTCCCTCGGCTTTGGGCCTGGAGCAGCTTGGAGAGGTTCGGCGGCGGTTGGTCGCGGCATTCGCGATTGATCCGGAGGCCGAGTGGACGATCGAGGTGAATCCGGAGGATGCCTCCCCAGAGTCGTTGGCCGGCTGGCGGGAGCTCGGCTTCGACCGGATCAGCCTGGGGCTGCAGGCGCTGGACGATCGGGCGTTGCGCTTTCTCGGCCGGCGGCACGATGAGGCGGCGGCGAGGGCGAGCGTCGAGCGGGCCCGTGCCGCGGGCTTCCGGTCGGTGTCGGTTGACCTGATCTACTCGCTGCCTGGCTTCGATGGCGGTTCGTGGCTTCGGACGCTGGACGAGGCGGCGGCGCTCGGGCCGGACCACATCTCCTGCTACGAACTGACGATCCACGACGGGACGCCGTTCGGCCGGCGGCGGGACGCGGGCAGGCTGCGGGAAACCGGCGAGGACGAGAGGGCCGCGAACTTCGTGGCTACTCACCGTCGCCTAGGGGAGCTTGGCTACCAGGGGTACGAGGTCTCGAACTTCGCCCGCCGGGAGTCGGACCGGAGTCGCCACAACGGGAAGTACTGGCGGCATCAGCCCTATCTGGGGCTGGGACCTTCTTCGCACTCCTTCGCCGGTCGGAGCCGGTGGTGGAACGTCGCTCCGTGGAGGGACTGGAGCGCCGCGGTAGCGGGCGGCGACTCGCCGGTTGCCGGTCGCGAGGAGTTGACCGACGATCAGTTGTTGCTGGAAGCCGTGATGATGGGACTCCGCCAGCGATCCGGCATCGACTGCGCCGCCCTGGAGTCACGCTTCGGCATCGATCCGGCCGCTGGCGCCGCCGGGCAGATCGAGGCCTGGGAGAAGGCGGGCTGGCTCCGGGCGCGCGGTCGTCGCCTGGAGCCGACCCTCGAAGGCATGGCCCGGGCCGATCGTCTGGCGGCGGAGTGGAGGCTTTAG